One segment of Halomonas sp. TD01 DNA contains the following:
- a CDS encoding TolC family outer membrane protein: MKDGIKTTLKTLFLQRAIRPLTVTTLACLPLTVLAQSLPATLYAPGTTDLSSTIQQAIVTNPQVNASWANFSASGSDIRVAQGGYLPSIDVSAGVGRQDQQNDGRGSYDSDFAELTLTQMVFDGFATRSEVERLDRARLVAYFELLGASEEVALDAFRTYLDVLRYRELVSLAQDNYREHQRVFAQIEERALSGAGRGVDLEQISGRLALAESNLMSEASNLHDVTARFQRIVGALPAQNMTPAPSLAAELPTDVSQAIELAFQGNPEFHAAIENIAVQRAEREGARAAFMPRLDIQGRTGTNNQDDAVGGRRDEHSIQLVASMNLYRGGSDYAAFNAATTRIEEADSQRETACTNVRQTTQIAYNDTQRLNEQLEYLNEHRQSIDRVRGAYQQQFDIGQRTLLDVLDSENEFFEASRAYANAQFDLTLAQARTLAAMGQLMQTLQVARDDIPSLDELGYEDISSRAEMACAVDGPRGFTLEDFTRGI; the protein is encoded by the coding sequence ATGAAAGACGGTATTAAAACGACACTAAAAACTTTGTTTTTACAGCGCGCTATTCGACCGCTTACGGTCACTACTCTGGCTTGTCTTCCTCTCACTGTTTTGGCTCAGTCGTTACCAGCAACGCTTTACGCGCCTGGTACCACCGATCTGTCGAGCACCATTCAACAAGCTATTGTTACCAATCCACAGGTAAATGCATCCTGGGCTAATTTTAGTGCCTCTGGAAGTGATATCCGAGTTGCCCAGGGCGGCTATTTGCCCTCGATTGATGTCAGCGCTGGTGTCGGCAGGCAAGATCAGCAAAATGATGGTCGCGGTAGTTACGATAGTGATTTTGCTGAGCTGACCTTAACCCAAATGGTTTTCGATGGCTTTGCCACTCGCAGTGAAGTTGAGCGCTTAGATCGTGCTCGGTTAGTCGCCTATTTCGAACTTTTGGGTGCTAGTGAAGAAGTTGCCCTTGACGCTTTTCGTACCTATCTAGATGTGTTGCGCTATCGCGAGTTGGTAAGCTTAGCGCAGGATAACTACCGTGAACACCAGCGAGTATTTGCTCAGATTGAAGAGCGGGCACTTTCTGGTGCAGGGCGGGGGGTTGACCTTGAGCAGATTAGTGGCCGCTTAGCGTTGGCCGAATCAAACTTAATGTCTGAAGCGTCAAACCTTCACGATGTTACTGCACGCTTCCAGCGAATTGTTGGTGCGCTGCCAGCCCAAAACATGACGCCCGCGCCGTCTCTTGCCGCTGAGTTGCCTACCGATGTCAGTCAAGCTATTGAGCTGGCGTTCCAGGGTAACCCTGAGTTTCATGCGGCGATTGAGAATATTGCCGTGCAACGCGCTGAGCGTGAGGGCGCTCGTGCTGCCTTTATGCCTCGCTTAGATATTCAAGGGCGCACAGGTACTAATAACCAAGATGATGCCGTTGGTGGTCGTCGTGATGAGCACAGCATTCAGCTTGTCGCGAGCATGAACCTCTATCGCGGTGGCTCTGACTATGCTGCCTTCAATGCGGCTACCACAAGAATTGAAGAGGCTGATAGCCAGCGCGAAACGGCGTGCACCAATGTCAGACAAACAACTCAAATCGCCTATAACGATACGCAGCGCCTCAACGAGCAATTGGAATACTTAAACGAACACCGGCAGTCAATTGACCGTGTGCGTGGTGCTTATCAGCAGCAGTTTGATATTGGCCAGCGGACGCTTTTAGACGTACTGGACAGTGAGAACGAGTTTTTTGAAGCAAGCCGTGCCTATGCGAATGCGCAGTTTGACTTAACGCTGGCTCAAGCACGGACGCTGGCGGCGATGGGGCAGCTAATGCAAACCCTACAAGTCGCCCGTGATGATATTCCTAGTCTTGATGAGCTTGGCTATGAAGACATCTCTTCTCGTGCAGAGATGGCGTGCGCCGTCGATGGGCCGCGTGGTTTCACGCTTGAAGACTTTACCCGTGGCATTTAG